The following are from one region of the Coccinella septempunctata chromosome 7, icCocSept1.1, whole genome shotgun sequence genome:
- the LOC123317124 gene encoding histone-lysine N-methyltransferase PRDM16-like isoform X1, which produces MVRIRLGEYQSPPFGTPMSLVETGLPWLRYLPPLPITLPLTMREKDSSPRKMLVASGGHSSPKQAATYPLSVRVPPGDDMPFDLSRNTRSPGPHMSPAGRPPPGPQENEEQPLDLRMDHKKSLLMSRRQVEDENRNLISPTPSENSMKDEIVVEDRKSPVPNNLPKQFSPQMSGYPAMLFPPQPIHPMMLEAIYRVQGGEKLPRLSLPYSNSSPGYPQRFPFLSPNMLSPPVNQVPFDLMRNAPQPQTPKVFDTNGGKLKDRYACKFCGKVFPRSANLTRHLRTHTGEQPYKCRYCERSFSISSNLQRHVRNIHNKEKPFKCPLCERCFGQQTNLDRHLKKHEADGPTILDERNMQRRQLNRNLSEESCFEEIRSFMGKVTDGRLLQHFQPNTKLPNFPLNQSPKVFNVAANGFEENATSPDETKRDSSYFSDKDNFSSSSSTGSESPCAKEEEQTVKSDDRSSEEKDENCNDKNNNT; this is translated from the coding sequence GTCCCCCATTTGGAACTCCCATGAGTTTGGTGGAAACGGGCCTTCCTTGGCTCAGATACCTCCCGCCTCTACCGATCACCCTACCCCTGACAATGagagaaaaagattcatcgccGCGCAAGATGCTGGTTGCCTCCGGAGGCCACAGCTCCCCAAAGCAAGCAGCCACCTACCCTCTATCCGTCAGAGTTCCTCCAGGCGACGATATGCCCTTCGACCTCTCCAGAAACACCAGATCTCCAGGACCTCACATGTCCCCTGCCGGCAGACCGCCACCAGGTCCGCAAGAGAACGAAGAACAACCCCTGGACCTCCGGATGGACCACAAGAAATCCCTGCTGATGTCCAGGAGGCAGGTGGAGGACGAGAACAGAAATCTGATATCGCCCACACCTAGCGAGAACAGCATGAAAGATGAAATCGTTGTGGAAGACAGGAAGAGTCCAGTTCCCAACAATTTACCCAAACAGTTCTCCCCACAGATGTCTGGGTATCCAGCGATGCTGTTTCCTCCCCAGCCCATTCATCCCATGATGTTGGAGGCTATTTATCGGGTACAGGGTGGTGAGAAACTACCCCGCCTATCACTGCCGTATTCTAATTCGTCCCCAGGGTACCCACAGAGGTTTCCATTTCTAAGTCCAAACATGTTGAGTCCTCCTGTGAACCAAGTTCCTTTCGATCTGATGAGAAACGCCCCGCAACCACAAACTCCTAAAGTGTTCGATACCAATGGTGGTAAGCTCAAAGACAGATACGCTTGTAAGTTCTGCGGTAAGGTGTTTCCAAGATCGGCCAATCTCACTAGACATTTAAGAACCCACACTGGAGAACAGCCTTATAAATGTAGATATTGTGAGAGGTCATTCAGCATATCCAGCAATCTCCAAAGACATGTTAGGAATATCCACAATAAAGAAAAACCTTTCAAATGTCCCCTGTGCGAGAGATGCTTCGGACAACAGACGAACTTAGATAGACACCTGAAGAAACACGAAGCTGATGGTCCAACCATCCTAGACGAACGTAATATGCAGAGGAGGCAGTTGAATAGGAACCTAAGCGAGGAATCTTGCTTCGAAGAGATAAGATCCTTCATGGGAAAAGTGACGGATGGTAGGTTGCTCCAACATTTTCAACCAAACACCAAGTTGCCCAATTTCCCACTCAACCAATCACCAAAAGTCTTCAATGTTGCTGCCAATGGGTTTGAAGAAAACGCAACATCGCCCGATGAGACCAAAAGAGATTCATCGTATTTCTCCGATAAGGACAACTTCTCCTCCAGCTCTTCCACGGGATCAGAGTCTCCTTGTGCGAAAGAGGAGGAACAGACTGTGAAAAGTGACGATCGGAGTAGTGAAGAAAAGGATGAGAACTGCAATGATAAGAACAACAATACATGA
- the LOC123317124 gene encoding histone-lysine N-methyltransferase PRDM16-like isoform X2, which translates to MSLVETGLPWLRYLPPLPITLPLTMREKDSSPRKMLVASGGHSSPKQAATYPLSVRVPPGDDMPFDLSRNTRSPGPHMSPAGRPPPGPQENEEQPLDLRMDHKKSLLMSRRQVEDENRNLISPTPSENSMKDEIVVEDRKSPVPNNLPKQFSPQMSGYPAMLFPPQPIHPMMLEAIYRVQGGEKLPRLSLPYSNSSPGYPQRFPFLSPNMLSPPVNQVPFDLMRNAPQPQTPKVFDTNGGKLKDRYACKFCGKVFPRSANLTRHLRTHTGEQPYKCRYCERSFSISSNLQRHVRNIHNKEKPFKCPLCERCFGQQTNLDRHLKKHEADGPTILDERNMQRRQLNRNLSEESCFEEIRSFMGKVTDGRLLQHFQPNTKLPNFPLNQSPKVFNVAANGFEENATSPDETKRDSSYFSDKDNFSSSSSTGSESPCAKEEEQTVKSDDRSSEEKDENCNDKNNNT; encoded by the coding sequence ATGAGTTTGGTGGAAACGGGCCTTCCTTGGCTCAGATACCTCCCGCCTCTACCGATCACCCTACCCCTGACAATGagagaaaaagattcatcgccGCGCAAGATGCTGGTTGCCTCCGGAGGCCACAGCTCCCCAAAGCAAGCAGCCACCTACCCTCTATCCGTCAGAGTTCCTCCAGGCGACGATATGCCCTTCGACCTCTCCAGAAACACCAGATCTCCAGGACCTCACATGTCCCCTGCCGGCAGACCGCCACCAGGTCCGCAAGAGAACGAAGAACAACCCCTGGACCTCCGGATGGACCACAAGAAATCCCTGCTGATGTCCAGGAGGCAGGTGGAGGACGAGAACAGAAATCTGATATCGCCCACACCTAGCGAGAACAGCATGAAAGATGAAATCGTTGTGGAAGACAGGAAGAGTCCAGTTCCCAACAATTTACCCAAACAGTTCTCCCCACAGATGTCTGGGTATCCAGCGATGCTGTTTCCTCCCCAGCCCATTCATCCCATGATGTTGGAGGCTATTTATCGGGTACAGGGTGGTGAGAAACTACCCCGCCTATCACTGCCGTATTCTAATTCGTCCCCAGGGTACCCACAGAGGTTTCCATTTCTAAGTCCAAACATGTTGAGTCCTCCTGTGAACCAAGTTCCTTTCGATCTGATGAGAAACGCCCCGCAACCACAAACTCCTAAAGTGTTCGATACCAATGGTGGTAAGCTCAAAGACAGATACGCTTGTAAGTTCTGCGGTAAGGTGTTTCCAAGATCGGCCAATCTCACTAGACATTTAAGAACCCACACTGGAGAACAGCCTTATAAATGTAGATATTGTGAGAGGTCATTCAGCATATCCAGCAATCTCCAAAGACATGTTAGGAATATCCACAATAAAGAAAAACCTTTCAAATGTCCCCTGTGCGAGAGATGCTTCGGACAACAGACGAACTTAGATAGACACCTGAAGAAACACGAAGCTGATGGTCCAACCATCCTAGACGAACGTAATATGCAGAGGAGGCAGTTGAATAGGAACCTAAGCGAGGAATCTTGCTTCGAAGAGATAAGATCCTTCATGGGAAAAGTGACGGATGGTAGGTTGCTCCAACATTTTCAACCAAACACCAAGTTGCCCAATTTCCCACTCAACCAATCACCAAAAGTCTTCAATGTTGCTGCCAATGGGTTTGAAGAAAACGCAACATCGCCCGATGAGACCAAAAGAGATTCATCGTATTTCTCCGATAAGGACAACTTCTCCTCCAGCTCTTCCACGGGATCAGAGTCTCCTTGTGCGAAAGAGGAGGAACAGACTGTGAAAAGTGACGATCGGAGTAGTGAAGAAAAGGATGAGAACTGCAATGATAAGAACAACAATACATGA